One region of Hydrogenobaculum sp. Y04AAS1 genomic DNA includes:
- a CDS encoding PaaI family thioesterase → MINTHLKINQGLCGTPIELGEGYAVVSLEAKENMVADEKGLIHGGFIFGLADYTSMLAVNHPNVVLAKAEVKFLKPVKLGDVMTSHAKIQKIDNHKYTVEAFVNVNDIKVFEGVFLCVVTPKHVLE, encoded by the coding sequence ATGATTAACACACATTTAAAGATTAATCAAGGTCTTTGTGGCACCCCTATTGAGCTTGGAGAAGGCTACGCTGTAGTGAGCTTAGAAGCCAAAGAAAACATGGTAGCAGATGAAAAAGGGCTTATACACGGTGGGTTTATATTTGGGTTAGCAGATTATACATCTATGCTTGCGGTAAACCATCCAAACGTTGTACTTGCAAAGGCAGAGGTTAAATTTTTAAAACCAGTAAAATTGGGAGATGTTATGACCTCGCATGCCAAAATCCAAAAAATAGATAACCATAAATATACTGTGGAGGCTTTTGTAAACGTTAACGATATAAAAGTTTTTGAAGGTGTTTTTCTTTGTGTTGTTACTCCTAAGCACGTTTTAGAGTAA
- a CDS encoding methyl-accepting chemotaxis protein: MNIVFDKNKALRKTVNNLSKKIYKNILMESFVKNTKKIVEERVKDSKEKSIGIKNAIEELSQTIQSMSQNANDVTFSMELLVDKSMSLKEEIDTKQKNAISYTKDVKNLAKEAENLAKFSEQIVKVTRNINSIAEQTTILALNASIEAARAGEAGRGFSVVADEVRKLAKKTEDFSKDINSTTMMLKNAIIELSNKIYNLENIFKNLVEYFEDIKNASAQNIDYAESTKALMSSIANALEEQSAVSSTILQSVEQLKDSISKIYTIFSNIIQSQDNLDKLIK, translated from the coding sequence ATGAACATCGTCTTTGATAAAAACAAAGCTTTAAGAAAGACCGTAAACAACCTCTCTAAAAAGATTTACAAAAACATATTAATGGAATCTTTTGTAAAAAATACAAAAAAAATTGTAGAAGAACGCGTAAAAGACAGCAAAGAAAAATCAATAGGTATTAAAAACGCTATAGAAGAACTAAGCCAAACTATACAAAGCATGAGCCAAAATGCCAACGATGTAACATTTTCCATGGAGTTGTTGGTAGATAAATCCATGTCTTTAAAAGAAGAAATAGATACAAAACAAAAAAATGCTATATCTTATACAAAAGATGTTAAAAACTTAGCAAAAGAAGCAGAAAACCTAGCAAAATTCTCTGAGCAGATAGTAAAAGTTACAAGAAATATAAATTCTATAGCAGAACAAACTACTATATTAGCGTTAAATGCATCCATAGAGGCGGCACGTGCTGGAGAAGCTGGTAGAGGATTTTCCGTAGTAGCAGATGAAGTAAGAAAGCTAGCTAAAAAAACAGAAGATTTTTCAAAAGATATAAACTCTACGACAATGATGTTGAAAAACGCTATAATAGAGCTATCCAACAAGATATACAATTTAGAAAACATATTTAAGAATTTAGTAGAGTATTTCGAAGATATAAAAAATGCATCAGCACAAAATATAGACTATGCAGAGAGCACAAAAGCGTTGATGAGCTCAATAGCCAATGCTTTAGAAGAGCAAAGCGCTGTATCGAGCACGATTTTACAATCGGTAGAACAATTAAAAGATAGTATATCCAAAATATATACTATATTTAGCAATATCATACAATCCCAGGACAACTTAGATAAATTAATAAAATGA